ATATGACAATGATGCTCCCTTCAGACTCTTGTAACATATCTAGCGCGGAAGATGATAGCTGGATATAGCTGAGGAAGTTGATAGTAATGGATTTCTTCACAATGTCCATATCTCCTTTGAATCGATGAAAGCCAACATCTCCTCCAACATGATTCAATACTAAGTAGTCCAGGCCTCCTGAAAGAGAAAAGAAGCAGAGGAAGCAAGATCCACATCAGCTCTTGGACTGGGATGGACAGATGACATTTTCTCTCAACATCAAGCTACATGCTGTATCTTTCAATCTCCTCTAGTTGTGCCCTGTCCTTTCACTACACAGGTGAAACCTGTGGGATGCTCAAAGCTAGCTAATGTGCCAATGGTGCCTGGCCCCGTCAAGAATACCTGGTGGTACTGGGGAGAAGAATGTGAAGGGCTGGACTTACAGATTTTCAATTGTTAGAAGAAGATCGGGAATGGAGAAGGGAGCCGATCCATCTCGCATTAAGTATTTCAAGACGCGTTTCAGTCATCGTTGGACAAGAAAGAGACAACATCTACTTTTTGATATGAATCTCCTTTCAGTGGGGGAAGGACAGGAaagccccctcaggctctgcagAACGATCTTAGAACTGGTGTTTCAAATGTGGTGCCAGTCATCACCTTACCTGGCCAGGTAATTGTTTTTAGAAAGGTTCAGCAGACAAGACATGACAAAGCCCAGAGGCAGAAGGGGAAGATTCTGCCAAACTTTCTGTTGTTCTTTAGAGAAAGAGGATAGGATGGAGGTCAAATTGCCATTTCCTTGTGTTAAAGGAGGTATTGCTGGTCTTCAGCTTtatccagggggtggggggaacctgcCTGAGCAGGAATTGAAAAGCTTTAGCATTTACCCAGTTTGCTCTTGGTTTCCTCAATGACCTTCTGGGCAGAAGTAAAATTACTCATGTCAGCCACAACATACTGTGCAGAGCTGGCCCCCAATTCCAGACACTTCTGGACCACCTGGAGAGAAACacggaaagaagaggaagagaactgaaaaaatatatagtttTGCTGGATAATCCCAATGTAAAGGTATTTTGGTAGGCCCTATGCAAGGAATCTTAAGATTGCAGGGGATGctgggtgggggatggggagagaataaatattttagctgtgtgtgtgtggagggtagGGGTAAGTTAGAGACTGAGAAAAGGTAGTTAGCCATGCTTGGGAATCTCTGAAATTTTTACTCAGTGGATTCACAACTTACCTTCTCGAGTAGATTCTCCCTCCTTGCTGTTACCACTACATTGGCCCCCATCCGTGCAAACTCATAAGCGATTTGCTCCCCAATCCCCGTGCTTGAACCTGTCACCAGGACACGCTTCCCTTGCGCCATTTCTGCAGGCATAGAAGGAGCTGGTCAAAATGGCATCGTACCTCTGAGTGTTTCAATATATAGACAGCAGACCAGAGGCCTACCTGTGGTGCGGTTCCTTCACTGTGAGCTAATATGGTACTGTGAGATATTGGCTTGGAAGAAGATCTCAGCTGAAATCCTCACTCAgttatagggctgccagctccgggttgggtactaccttgagattttgggggtggagcctaagaagggcatggtttggggccacaatatttatttatttacttcatttacatcctgcctttctcctactggggacccaaggcggcttacatcattctcctgtcctcaattttatcttcacaacaaccctgagaggtagtttAGAGAGAGTatacgactggcccaaggtcacccaggaagcttccatggcaggatggggacccaaaattgggtttcctagatcccagtccaacactctagccactattCCACGCTGGCTGTCTCTTTCCTATAACTTGTATCATTTCTGCATATCAGAAACCACACCTGACAAATGAAAATCTGATTGTTATTCCACGCCTGAATGAACAGGTCATTGCCTGTTATATGGGGGAGGTGAGCTCTGTCAAGCATTAACAACCCTGTGGTTGCATCAGCAAAGTGCTGGCATGCCTTGAACCATAAGCAAAAAACCCCTTGtgacacacacaccattttcagAGGCTGTTTATGAGACTGCACGATACAATGCTTTTTAAACTGTGTTTGGAGGAAGAAATCCTGAGATTCCTCCAAACGTTCCCAAAGGCCCATCACTGAGAATATCAGTAATGGTGGACAGGCTCCCCTGGCCCATTGCTCGTAATTGACCTTTGCAATATTAAGTCAAAGAGAAATATTACCTGAATCCTATTATTTACAAATCTTCCCACTATTTAGACctttaaagcagcttacagacATAATTTAAAACACTCTTCATTAGGTTGTTGAGGTGATACCCATAGGAGAAACATCTTCTCCACTCTTTGAAAGAGGCACAAGAACATCAAAAATACCCCGCGGGATCAAGCCAGTGCCCTGTTTCACATGGTAACCAACCAGTTGCCCAGAATGACCAACAAATAGCATAGAAGCCAATCCCTTTCCTCTTTGCACCAgtgttcagagatttactgcctcttgAGCATGGTTAGTAGCCATAGCTCCTTGAGTCTGTCTAATCCACTTTTGAAGTCATCCATGCTCATGGCTATCATTACATTCACTGGCAGTAAATGCTACCATTTAATTACATGTTGAGCAAAGAAggatttctttttgtctgtcttgaattaATTGCCCATCAATTTCTAATTGGGTGACCAATGAGGGAAGTGggttcatgaagctgccttatactgaatcagacctttggtccatcagagtcagtcttgtctactcagaccggcagcagctctccaaggtctcaggcagagaaaggtctttcacatcacctacttgcctaggcagcctagtccctttaactggagataccgaggattgaacctgggaccttctgcatgccaagcagatgttctaccactgagccacggcccctccccagtgtttCCCTGAGCTGTCTTCCAGGTATTCCTGTTGCTGTTGATCAGACTCTAGGGAGATGTTATCAATTAGGGTGTATTCTCAGTGTCTTCCAAGGGACACTGATGTCTAATGATCCCCACTTGTATGAACCCAGCTTGTGCCACAGAAGACTTTGGGTAACAAGGCTGATGGAGCAAATGCAGTTGCGTGTTGTGGGTTTCATTGGGGCTTGTACAGTTCTCAGGGACACTTCCCCCTTCACCTGCCTGATTCTAGTTAGTCTCTGCCATTCTTATGCAACATCTCAATCTCTGCGTAAGACTGAGAACCAAATTTCTGCAACTGGTTTCATGGGACACACCCAGTACTCTAAGCAGGAAGAAACAGCAAATGAAAAGAGAACGGAGGTATATttatgttacagtgaatgtataAAAATTACAACAGTCACACGCACACACTAATAACCCAGCCAAAATAAATATCCCAAACTCAGACACTGGTGGTTGACAGTCACCCAAATGCAACTGTGGTTCTAGGGGCAAGGGAAAGAGCCAGGGCCCAAAGGGGAATAACACACACAACTGGAGAAAAGGAGACCACAGCTTTTATTGGAAAATCAATTACTGGTACATTGGTGCAGCATGGGGCATGGATCCAGCATTGGGTGACCTGCCTGTTGGCCGATGACACAAACCGTCCCCCCAGACCACCTGCTGGGTCAGTCGCTGtgggttggcaatagggttgccaactccaggtggtggtggctggagatctccctctagtacaactgatctccagccaatagagatcagttctcctggaaaaaatggccgctttggtgattggactccatggcattgaagtccctttgctctccaaaccccgccctcctcaggctccgtcccccaaatctgcaagtatttctcaacccggagctggcaagccctGAGGATTCACATGGGTGCAAACCTCTGCGTGGTTCGCTTGCTATCTGAGGGTGAGGGCCGTGTAACAGACCCTGAGCACGGCATGTTGCTgaatggctgcccttccaagatCCCTTATGGGTGGTCCCCAGATCCAGGGAGGCAGGCACGCAGGCTCTGCCTCCCcccaaacctggatctggcctgATGCCCAAATTGTCTTGAAAAGCTGTGACTTAACATGCCAACTGCCAAGAGGCCCTGGTGGCGGTCCAATAAATAACAGGGGGGTGGACCAGACTGAAGCCCTCAGCCTCCAGGTCTGTCCGGAGGCCTAGCATCTATGCTACATCCCCCTCTTGTATCAGCTGGGTTGTGTGTGGTGAAAAGGCATCTAGTAATCTAATCCTCACACCAACAACTGTCACAACTAGCAGTAAACTCAGACTGGAGATACAGGGGagggacagtggctcagtggtagagcatctgcttggcatgcagaaggtcccaggttcaatccctggcatctccagttaaagggaccaggtgagtaggtgatgtgaaaatcctctctgcctgagaccctggagagcagctgtcagtctgagtagacaatactgactttgatggaccaatggtctgattcagtataaggcagcttcatgtgttcatgtgaggcccGCCCCATTGCAGCCACTCTGTGGGGCCTGGACTGGCAGGTTTAAATTGCTGCTGGGCCAATCAGCAGGTCCGCTCGCCAACTGCTGTGAAAAGGGGAAACCCTCCCCTTTCTCCTGCTCCCAGCCCAGCGGGCTGTCTATAGCTCCGGGTGATTCCAGGGCTGCAGTTTGTCAAAATGTCTAAAACGTGGGGAGATTTTACAAGTGGGTAATTTAGCATGTCAGCCCCAAATTCAGACACTTGCTGTAGCGCATTGATAACAACCCTCTACTGACTATGCATCTGGAAGAGCCATGGGAATAATTTACAGCATGTGgccaactggtagggttgccaacctccaggtactggagcaaaaaaggcacgtttactataaaagtcaagctgagagaaagtatagtaagggctctataaatgacatacaaactcttattctataagccagtgaatttagtgacaaaagtgaaaaaattacatactatctaataaaggaaacttatgaaaataactatgagtacatgtgaggcaatacaatacaatacaaaaatacatatattttgggttatctcattcaatgacttattagtctcttagaattttgtactgttcatatgcttattggactctatggcattgaagtccctccccaagccttgccctcctcaggctccaccccaaaaacctcccgccggttgcgaacagggacctggcaaccctatcagctggTCTTGTGCACCCCCAGCCGCATGCAAGCTTTGCTGTGCCTCTACAGTGCTGCAGCCAAAAGTGAAAGCTTCCAAGGAACCACCCTCTGATGTCCATGTGATCAGCCCCAAAGGCAGCAGAACACAAATCTTGTCTCCAGGCTACTGCAGGCTAATAAGGCTGCTCGAAGAAAGAAGGAGGCTTTGCAAGCAGATGCCTTTACAGAGATTTTTGCTTACCTGGAGAGAAGCTTTCTGAGCTATAGAAATAGTAAGCGCCGAGGCCGACAAGGAGAGGCACAAGGATCTTGAGGGCAGCCATTGTCTCCTCTCAGATCTGTCGTTCTCTTCAGGACTGCTCTGCTTCACCCGCGTGCTAAATACACAGATCAAAAGTCTAGTCTCAGCCTGTGCTGTTCAAATTCCTCTCTCTATGGAGCAATCTTTCCTGGGGGTGGACCCGTCCCAGCTGACCTCAGTTTCATTATGGCTGTGGGTGTGTTCACAGGAACAGCCAAGTGTTTGGTTCTTCCAGCACGTGTCCCTGAGAACAGCATTCTCTTGGAAGTCACTGATGTTGTTGTTCTGGTGCAGATAATATGAAAAGAATGCAGAAGAAATCCAACAGGAAAGGAAACAACAAGCGTGTGCAAGAAACCATCAAGCCAGCACTGTGTTTGCCTCAGAACTTATGAGCAGGTCCTCAGCCTTACCTATACCTGCATCCAGATGGTAACGATTCTCCATTTCACGGTCGTTGCTACATGAATGCAGAGACATTTGCGCTAGAAGTTTTATGCACACTTTCCTCACTTGCATCATCTCTACACGTTTGTGATTAAATTCCTTGATGTGTAATTTTAACTACAAAAAATAATCTTGTGCATGGTGGGGAAGTCTGATATGGATCGGAGCTGCTGATCTGGGGATAGGAGAAGGTTAGCTCTGCCACCCTTTGCCATTTCCTGGATCAAAAATGGATATTCTGCTCCAGCTGTCTGGAGCCCATGTAGGGACAGATGCCAGTCTACTGGAGCTTACAGCACCCCGGGGAACATGGGGAAAGAGAGATGCTGCCTCCCCAGCCCCACTCTGTATCATCCTTTCCACATATGAAactgtgttatactgaatcagatcatcgatccatcaaggtcagtactgtctactcagactggcagaggctctccagggtcaggcagaggtctttcacatcatctactagcctagtccctttaactggagatgccggggattgaacctgggaccttttgcatgccaagcagatgctgtaccactgacccacagccttccttcccccaggTTGTTTCTGCGGCCAAATTACATGTCGGAGAAGTCAATTGAGGGTCCCAAACATCATGTGTAGTTTTTGTCCGAGAAGAACAGTACGGCTCATGTTTCACTGTTTGAATTATGAGCTCTGTGAACAATCAAACAATATAACACAAACTACAATAAAAAGTGGTTGGAAGAAGTGGAGGGAAAAGGAAACCTCATAACTGAATAGATCAATATAATCTAATTTCTGCACAGAGGTTAAGCAAAGCAACTAGTCAGCTGCACGCAGTCACCAGCTATTCCTGCTCCAGCACATTTTAAACAAATGCACAAATGTAAACCAAGCACATCtagacataagtttctataaatggtttccaaatatctaaaaacaagtccATGCACAATTGTTCTTTATAGGAAGGAAATAaagagagataaaaattttaaacCTAGCCCATGAGCAGTGTGGGCAAAGGGAAAATCATGTCAGCACCCTTCCAAAGCTGCTGAGCTGGTGCAATAATTGATTGGTGGACAGTGGAAAAAACCCCAACCACAATAATGCCAGTTGGGAGAAGTCTTTTTGACAGGAAATCTTTGGGTTAGATGGCGCCCACATTACATAGTACTCTCTCGCCTAAGTGCCCCAACCCACCCTGCCTCCTTGCAGCTGAGGATAATGaagccagatagggttgccaatccccaggtggggtctggagctctcctagaattacaactaatctccagactacagagattagtt
This window of the Euleptes europaea isolate rEulEur1 chromosome 13, rEulEur1.hap1, whole genome shotgun sequence genome carries:
- the LOC130486548 gene encoding hydroxysteroid 11-beta-dehydrogenase 1-like protein A encodes the protein MAALKILVPLLVGLGAYYFYSSESFSPEMAQGKRVLVTGSSTGIGEQIAYEFARMGANVVVTARRENLLEKVVQKCLELGASSAQYVVADMSNFTSAQKVIEETKSKLGGLDYLVLNHVGGDVGFHRFKGDMDIVKKSITINFLSYIQLSSSALDMLQESEGSIIVISSMAGRISSPFNIEYSAAKFALEGFYSGLRSELRLRKINLAVTVAVLGFIDTDTALKEVTNRMTLVPSSKEECAQKIVQGGVMRHREVFYPYWSQKFVLMFRDWMPDLVDHLVGKQYKVENIH